From the genome of Burkholderia pyrrocinia:
CTGATCGACCGCCATCCGAACCTGCTCGTCGTGCACACGACGTCGAAGGCGCGCTCGCTCGCGGGCATGCGCGTCGGCTTCGCGTTCGGCGATGCGGCGCTGATCGACGCACTCAACCGCGTGAAGGACAGCTTCAACTCCTATCCGCTCGACCGGCTCGCGCAGGTCGCCGCGCAGGCCGCGTACGAGGACACCGACTATTTCGGCGCAACCTGCCGGCGCGTGATCGACAGCCGGACGCGGCTCACGCACGCACTCGACGCGCTCGGCTTCGACATCGTGCCGTCGGCCGCGAATTTCGTGTTCGCGCGCCATCCCGCGCACGATGCGGGCACGATCGCGGCGAAGCTGAAGGAACGGGAAATTTTCGTGCGGCACTTCCGGCTGCCGCGGATCGACCAGCACCTGCGCATCACCGTCGGCACCGACGCCGAATGCGACGCGCTCGTCGCGGCGCTGCGCGAGCTGCTTGCCTGAAACGGAAGAAGCAGCGCCGGACGGCGCCGCTCGGGAAGCGTGACGCGTGCGCCGATAGCCTGAAGCGCGCGCGTCACCGCAGGGTCACGACGCGTCGTCGCCCTTCACGGCGATCAACGCGTGATACTTCTCCATCAATTGCGCGTGCGATTCGTCATGCTGCGGATCGCGCGGAATGCATTCGACCGGACACACCTGCTGGCACTGCGGTTCGTCGAAATGGCCGACGCACTCGGTGCACTTGTTCGGGTCGATCACATAGATGTCCGGGCCCATCGAAATCGCGCCGTTCGGGCACTCGGGCTCGCACACGTCGCAATTGATGCACTCGTCGGTAATCATCAAAGCCATACTGATCTCACTTCTTCAGGCCGCCGGCCGGCTTCGCAACGAAACCGGCCGGCGCCGCGTCACGCGGCAGGGCCTCCCATCGCGGTGACTTTCTCGGTCAGCCATTTCTCGACGGACGGGAACACGAACTTGCTGACATCGCCGCCCAACTGCGCGATTTCGCGCACGATCGTCCCCGAGATGAATTGGTACTGATCGGACGGCGTCATGAACATCGTCTCGACGTCGGGCAGCAGGTAGCGGTTCATCCCCGCCATCTGGAACTCATATTCGAAATCGGACACGGCGCGCAGGCCGCGCACGATCACGCGTGCGTTGTTGGTACGGACAAAGTCCTTCAGGAGACCGGTGAAACTCATCACCTTCACGTTCGGATAATGGCCGAGCACCTCGTTCGCAATCGTCAGACGTTCTTCGAGCGAGAAGAACGGCTTTTTCGCGCGGCTGTCGGCGACGCCAACCACCAGCGTATCAAAAATGCTCGACGCACGCCGCACGAGGTCTTCGTGCCCGCGCGTCAGCGGATCGAACGTACCGGGATACACGGCGACTACCATGTCGCTCCTCCTGTCATCACGCAAACGGGATGGCAGCCGTGCGATGCGCACGCCACTGCCGAGATGGGCATGCGTCGCCTTTGCGGCGCGCCGCCTCGTATCGAACGCGCATTATTCATCATTTTCGCGCCGCAGCAAATGATAGTGAACCGCACCCGCCTTGCCGTGCTTCACGACCTGCCAGCCCGCGAGCGCGTCGTGCGAGGCCGGATCGAGTTCCGCCCCCGTCTCGACGTACAGCGCGCCGTCCGCCGCGACGAGCGGCGCCGACAGCGCGATCGCGCGCTCGAGCGCAGCGGAATCGTCGAACGGCGGATCGAGAAACACGACGTCGAACGCGCCCGGCGTGAGCCCGGCCGCGAGCCGCAGCGCATCGGCTTCGGCGACCTCGACCGAGCGGGCGCCGAGCTTGTCCTTGATCGCACGCAGTTGCTGCGCGGCGCGCGGATGGCGTTCGACCATCACGACGCTCGCCGCGCCGCGCGACGCGGCTTCGAAGCCGAGCGCGCCGGTGCCCGCGAACAGGTCGAGGCAGCGCCGGCCTTCGAGATCCTGGCCGAGCCAGTTGAACAGCGTCTCGCGCACGCGATCGGGCGTCGGCCGCAGGCCGTCGAGATCGAGCACCGCGAGCGGCGTGCGTTTCCAGTCGCCGCCGATGATGCGGATCGTGTGCGGCTTGCCGCGGCCAGGAGGGGCCGCCGGGCGGCCGGAAGAGGAACGGGACATACGGAATATAGACAACGGAGGGACCGGGCGCGCGCAGGGGCGCACCGCCAAACAGGCGCACGTTACCACAGCGGCGGCGCACACTGACGCGAGCGCCGCGCCGCACTGATAAAATGCACGGTTTCGGCCGCCGTGCGCCGCGCCCGCGCGAACGCAGAACGGCCCCTCCGGCGCCCCGCCTCTGGCGGCGGCCCGCCCTCTTCCCGACGTCAGACCATGTTCAGCTTCTTCAAACGATTCAAGAAAACGCAGGAGCCCGATCCCGCGGAATCGCAATCGGCCGACGCGTCGCAAACGGACGAGCCGTCCGATGCGCCCGCGGTCGACGCTCCGCCCGCGGCCGACGTGCCGCAGGCGCCCGTGCAACCGGCCGCGCCGGCCGTCGTGATGACGGTCACGCCGACCAACGACGGCCGCGACGAAGTCGTCGAGACGGTCGAGATCGTCCCGCCGCCGCTGCAGGACGCATCCGCGAAGAAATCGTGGCTTGCGCGCCTGAAAACGGGGCTCGCGAAGACCGGCTCCAGCATCACCGGCGTATTCGTCAACACGAAGATCGACGAGGATCTGTACGAGGAGCTCGAAACCGCGCTGCTGATGTCCGACGCGGGCGTCGACGCGACCGAATACCTGCTCGACGCGCTGCGCGAAAAGGTGCGCACGGGCCGGCTGACCGACCCGCAGCAGGTGAAGAGTGCGCTGCACGACCTGCTCGTCGAGCTGCTGAAGCCGCTCGAGAAATCGCTGATGCTCGGCCGCGCGCAGCCGCTCGTGATGATGATCACGGGCGTGAACGGCGCGGGCAAGACGACCAGCATCGGCAAGCTCGCGAAGCATCTGCAGAGCTTCGACCAGTCGGTGTTGCTGGCCGCGGGCGACACGTTCCGCGCGGCCGCGCGCGAACAGCTGGCGGTCTGGGGCGAGCGCAACAACGTGACGGTCGTGCAGCAGGAAAGCGGCGATCCGGCCGCGGTGATCTTCGACGCGGTCAGCGCCGCGCGCGCGCGCAAGATCGACGTGATGATGGCCGACACGGCCGGCCGCCTGCCGACGCAGCTCCACCTGATGGAAGAGCTGAAGAAGGTGAAGCGCGTGATCTCGAAGGCGCACGACGGCTCGCCGCACGAAGTGCTGCTGGTGATCGACGCGAACACCGGCCAGAACGCGCTCACGCAGGTGAAGGCATTCGACGACGCGCTCGGCCTCACGGGCCTCATCGTCACGAAGCTCGACGGCACCGCGAAGGGCGGGATTCTCGCCGCGATCGCGCGGCAACGCCCGGTGCCCGTCTACTTCATCGGCGTCGGCGAGAAGGTCGAGGACCTGCAGCCGTTCAGCGCCGTGGAATTCGCGGACGCGCTGCTCGGCTGAACGCCGCCGGCACGCATCGCACGGGGCGCCTTCGGGCGCCCTTTTTCATGCACGCCCGGGGCGCGCTGAACTCATTCGGCGTCGGGCTGCGCGCCGGGCTCGGCGGCCTTGAACGCGTCGAGCGTCGACGCATGGTCGACGATCCGCTGGATCGTCGGATAGCGCGTCGTGTCGACCGAGAAGCGGTTCGCGTTGAACACCTGCGGCACGAGACATACGTCGGCCAGCGTCGGCATATCGCCGAAGCACAGCTTGCCGGTGCGCGGATCGTTCGCGAGGCGCGTCTCGAGCGTTTCGAAGCCCGCCTCGATCCAGTGCCGGTACCACGCGTTCTTCGCCTCTTCGGGCACCTGCAGCATGTGCTTCAGGTACTTCAGCACGCGCAGGTTGTTGAGCGGATGGATTTCGCAGGCGATCTGCAGCGCGATCGCGCGCACATACGCGCGATCGACCGGCTGCTTCGGCAGCAACGCGGGCTCGGGATGGGTTTCTTCGAGATATTCGATGATCGCGAGCGACTGCTGCAGCGTCGCGTCGCCGTCGGTCAGCGTCGGCACGACCGCATCCGGATTCAGCGCGCGGTACTCGTCCTTCAGTTGCTCGCCGCCGTTGCGCAGCATGTGCACGGGGACATAGTCGAACGGCAACTGCTTCAGGTTCAGGGCGATCCGCACGCGGTACGACGCGGAACTGCGGAAATAGCTGTAGAGCTTCATGGGATGTCTCTCGTAGTCGTATTCGGCCGGCAACGGCACAGACGCGGCGCAGCCGGCGCGCCCACCGCCGGTAATCGGAGTGTAGCGCGACGCGATGCGCGGCCGCGCTTGCGCCGGCCGCGCCCGTGCGATACTCGGGGCATTCCTCACCGCTCACCGCGCGGCCCGATGCCGGCCGCCCGCCCCACGCCCCGATGACCGCTTCCCACGATCCCGCCGCCGTTCCGTTCCCTTGCGCCCGCTTCATCAAGGAAATCGGCCGCGGCCCGCACGGCGCGCGCGCGCTGTCCGCCGAGGACACGTTCGAGCTCTATCGCGCGATGCTCGACGCGCGCGTGTCGGACGTCGAGCTCGGCGCGATCCTGATCGCCTATCGGCTGAAGGGCGAAACCGCCGACGAACTGGCCGCGATGCTCGCCGCCGCGCAGGCGTCGTTCGAGCCGGTGCACGTGCAGGACGCCGCGTTCCGCCCCGTGTCGATCCCGAGCTACAACGGCGCGCGCAAGCAACCGAATCTCGTGCCGCTGCTCGCGCTGCTGCTCGCGCGCGAAGGCGTGCCGGTGCTCGTGCACGGTGTCGAGCGCGACCCGGGCCGCGTGACGAGCGCCGAGATCTTCTCCGCGCTGTCGCTCGCGCCGTCGACGTCGCACGATGCGATCGAGGACATGCTCGCCGAGCGCCGCGTCGCGTTCGCGCCGATCGAAGCGCTGGCGCCGCGCATCGCGCACCTGCTGTCGATGCGCCGCGTGCTCGGCGTGCGCAACTCGACGCACACGCTCGTGAAGATCCTGCAGCCGTTCGCGCCGGCCGGCTTGCGGCTCGTCAACTACACGCACCCGCCGTACCGCGACAGCCTCGCTCAACTGTTTCGCGACCATCCGGACGCCGCGCTCGGCGGCGCGCTGCTCGCGCGCGGCACCGAAGGCGAAGCCGTCGCCGATACGCGGCGCCAGGTGCAGGTCGACTGGCTGCACGACGGCGTGTGCGACACGCTGATCGAGGCCGAACGTTCGTCGAGCGACGCGCCGCCCGTCACGCTGCCCGAATCGCGCGATGCGGCGGCGACGGCCGCATGGACGGACGCCGTGTTGCGCGGCGAAGTGCCGGTGCCCGACACGGTTGCGCGGCAGGTCGCGACGATCGTGCAGATCGCCCGCATCGCGCGCTGACGGCGCGGCGACGACCCGCCCCCCCGCCCCGACCATTTGACACGCGCACGCATCCTGGCATAGAGTTGTCGTCATGCGTTCCTTTCCGAACACCCTCCGAATTACCTCCGGCCGCCTAGCGCGGCCGCTATCGCTACGACTAGCCTAAGGCTGTCGTAGCGCCGTGTGTTGTCCGCACGGTCCCTCCCAGCAGTTCCTCGCAGTACCCCTCTCGCAGTTTTTACAACCCGAAGTCGTCAGCATTCGTCCGTCTATCCGTCGGTCGATTCGCGAAGATCATCCGCATCCGCAGCGCGATCGCGCGCGGCGGTGCTAGGCAGCGCCAACCGTCGCCCATGCCGCCCGTCTTCGCTCGCGACTTGAGACCCGAGGTCCAGAAGATGAAGCGCAATCCGCAAGACAAGTACCGTCCGTTCGAGCCCGTCCGCATCAATGGCCGCCGCTGGCCGACCCGCACCATCGAGCGCGCGCCCGTCTGGATGAGCACCGACCTGCGCGACGGCAACCAGTCGCTGATCGAGCCGATGAGCATCGAACAGAAGCTCGAGTTCTTCGAGATGCTGGTCGCGATCGGTTTCAAGGAGATCGAAGTCGGTTTTCCGTCGGCGTCGCAAACCGACTTCGATTTCGTCCGCAAGCTGATCGACGACCAGCGGATTCCCGACGACGTGACGATCGAGGTGCTCGTGCAGTCGCGCGAAGACCTGATCGCCCGCACGTTCGACGCGCTCGAAGGCGTGCCGCGCGCGATCGTGCACCTGTACAACGCGGTCTGCCCGTCGTTCCGCCGCATCGTGTTCGGGATGTCGAAGCACGACGTGAAGGCGCTCGCGGTCGACGGCACGCGCATCATCAAGGAGCACGCCGCCGCGCGCCCCGACACGCACTGGACC
Proteins encoded in this window:
- the rsmD gene encoding 16S rRNA (guanine(966)-N(2))-methyltransferase RsmD, which codes for MSRSSSGRPAAPPGRGKPHTIRIIGGDWKRTPLAVLDLDGLRPTPDRVRETLFNWLGQDLEGRRCLDLFAGTGALGFEAASRGAASVVMVERHPRAAQQLRAIKDKLGARSVEVAEADALRLAAGLTPGAFDVVFLDPPFDDSAALERAIALSAPLVAADGALYVETGAELDPASHDALAGWQVVKHGKAGAVHYHLLRRENDE
- the coaD gene encoding pantetheine-phosphate adenylyltransferase — encoded protein: MVVAVYPGTFDPLTRGHEDLVRRASSIFDTLVVGVADSRAKKPFFSLEERLTIANEVLGHYPNVKVMSFTGLLKDFVRTNNARVIVRGLRAVSDFEYEFQMAGMNRYLLPDVETMFMTPSDQYQFISGTIVREIAQLGGDVSKFVFPSVEKWLTEKVTAMGGPAA
- the maiA gene encoding maleylacetoacetate isomerase; this translates as MKLYSYFRSSASYRVRIALNLKQLPFDYVPVHMLRNGGEQLKDEYRALNPDAVVPTLTDGDATLQQSLAIIEYLEETHPEPALLPKQPVDRAYVRAIALQIACEIHPLNNLRVLKYLKHMLQVPEEAKNAWYRHWIEAGFETLETRLANDPRTGKLCFGDMPTLADVCLVPQVFNANRFSVDTTRYPTIQRIVDHASTLDAFKAAEPGAQPDAE
- the ftsY gene encoding signal recognition particle-docking protein FtsY, with the translated sequence MFSFFKRFKKTQEPDPAESQSADASQTDEPSDAPAVDAPPAADVPQAPVQPAAPAVVMTVTPTNDGRDEVVETVEIVPPPLQDASAKKSWLARLKTGLAKTGSSITGVFVNTKIDEDLYEELETALLMSDAGVDATEYLLDALREKVRTGRLTDPQQVKSALHDLLVELLKPLEKSLMLGRAQPLVMMITGVNGAGKTTSIGKLAKHLQSFDQSVLLAAGDTFRAAAREQLAVWGERNNVTVVQQESGDPAAVIFDAVSAARARKIDVMMADTAGRLPTQLHLMEELKKVKRVISKAHDGSPHEVLLVIDANTGQNALTQVKAFDDALGLTGLIVTKLDGTAKGGILAAIARQRPVPVYFIGVGEKVEDLQPFSAVEFADALLG
- the ybiB gene encoding DNA-binding protein YbiB, whose amino-acid sequence is MTASHDPAAVPFPCARFIKEIGRGPHGARALSAEDTFELYRAMLDARVSDVELGAILIAYRLKGETADELAAMLAAAQASFEPVHVQDAAFRPVSIPSYNGARKQPNLVPLLALLLAREGVPVLVHGVERDPGRVTSAEIFSALSLAPSTSHDAIEDMLAERRVAFAPIEALAPRIAHLLSMRRVLGVRNSTHTLVKILQPFAPAGLRLVNYTHPPYRDSLAQLFRDHPDAALGGALLARGTEGEAVADTRRQVQVDWLHDGVCDTLIEAERSSSDAPPVTLPESRDAAATAAWTDAVLRGEVPVPDTVARQVATIVQIARIAR
- a CDS encoding YfhL family 4Fe-4S dicluster ferredoxin → MALMITDECINCDVCEPECPNGAISMGPDIYVIDPNKCTECVGHFDEPQCQQVCPVECIPRDPQHDESHAQLMEKYHALIAVKGDDAS